One stretch of Cydia fagiglandana chromosome 18, ilCydFagi1.1, whole genome shotgun sequence DNA includes these proteins:
- the LOC134673465 gene encoding ATP synthase-coupling factor 6, mitochondrial — MLTSSLFGGLRAARASVVITRNLAAAQKASDPIQQLFLDKIREYKQKSAGGKLVDPSPAIQKELKTELEKLEKQYGGGSGVDMTKFPDFKFEEPKLDPIDEQAVAKK; from the exons ATGCTGACTTCTTCGCTTTTCGGTGGTCTTCGGGCGGCGCGCGCCTCGGTGGTCATCACTCGCAACTTGGCGGCAGCCCAGAAGGCTTCCGACCCCATCCAGCAGTTGTTCCTTGACAAAATCAGGGAATACAAACAGAAGAGCGC TGGTGGAAAACTGGTAGACCCCAGCCCAGCCATCCAAAAGGAACTGAAGACCGAATTGGAGAAGCTGGAGAAGCAGTACGGTGGCGGCTCCGGAGTGGACATGACCAAGTTCCCCGACTTCAAGTTCGAGGAGCCCAAGCTGGACCCCATCGATGAACAGGCGGTGGCCAAGAAGTGA